A region from the Rufibacter sp. DG15C genome encodes:
- a CDS encoding phosphoribosyltransferase family protein translates to MAFTTDNLILDRQAILQKITRIAYEIFERNFEEERLVLAGVYENGYLLAQLLAEELKKISPLAIELMEVRLHKTQPLQHELKLTPSPESLTDTVVVLVDDVLNTGKTLAYTLRAFLEKDCKKLEIATLVDRHHPLYPISATYTGYSLATTIKEHIKVELNEETFGAYLM, encoded by the coding sequence ATGGCCTTTACCACTGACAACCTGATTCTGGACCGTCAAGCCATCCTTCAGAAAATTACGCGTATTGCTTATGAAATCTTTGAGCGCAATTTTGAGGAGGAGCGCCTGGTACTGGCAGGCGTGTATGAGAACGGCTACCTTCTGGCCCAACTGCTGGCAGAGGAACTGAAGAAGATTTCGCCGCTGGCCATTGAGCTCATGGAAGTGCGCCTGCATAAGACCCAACCCCTGCAGCACGAGCTCAAGCTAACCCCAAGCCCAGAATCCCTCACAGACACGGTAGTAGTGCTAGTGGACGATGTCTTGAATACCGGCAAAACCCTGGCCTACACCTTACGCGCCTTCTTAGAGAAGGACTGCAAGAAGCTGGAGATTGCCACGCTGGTGGACCGCCACCATCCCCTCTACCCTATCTCAGCTACCTACACAGGTTACTCCCTGGCTACTACCATCAAAGAGCACATCAAAGTTGAGTTGAACGAGGAGACCTTCGGCGCGTATTTGATGTAA
- a CDS encoding type B 50S ribosomal protein L31, protein MRKDIHPEYREVVFQDTSSDFKFITRSTMNSNETITMEDGKTYPVVKVEVSSASHPFYTGKNLFVDTAGRIDKFKQRYKK, encoded by the coding sequence ATGAGAAAGGACATTCATCCTGAGTACAGAGAAGTAGTTTTCCAAGATACTTCCTCAGATTTTAAATTCATCACCCGCTCTACCATGAACTCTAACGAGACCATCACCATGGAAGACGGCAAGACTTACCCGGTGGTTAAAGTAGAGGTTTCTTCTGCTTCGCACCCGTTCTACACTGGTAAAAACCTTTTCGTGGATACTGCAGGACGTATTGACAAGTTTAAGCAGCGTTACAAGAAATAA
- a CDS encoding GlmU family protein: MNIILFDDPTLRANLLPFTFTRPVAEIRVGIQTISEKWAHVSQSQVSFLTQDYLQQKFAQKTTDANLYVNGALCPTDGLFSQVQDLKEGQALYSGETLLAINAGATAYASVEELYANFSAEKMNVEAADVVLVENSWDIFRINGAQIKADFARLTKGRTSQAVNDPHTIVYAPENVFIEEGVKIKAAILNAEDGPIYLSKNSQVHEGAVIRGPFALCEESTINIGGKMRGDTTVGPHCKVGGEVGNCVFFGYSNKGHEGYLGNSVVGEWCNFGADTNNSNLKNNYAKVKLWHHTKERFVDTGLQFCGLMMADHAKCGINTMFNTGTVVGVGANVFGAGYPRNFIPSFSWGGVTGYETFQLRKVFEVAQVVLERRGLPLTEEDKSILTHVFEQTKPSRNWEKTA; encoded by the coding sequence ATGAACATCATCCTCTTCGACGACCCCACCCTGCGGGCCAACCTCCTGCCATTCACCTTCACCCGCCCCGTGGCGGAGATACGGGTAGGCATCCAAACCATCTCTGAGAAATGGGCGCATGTGTCCCAAAGCCAAGTTTCTTTCTTGACACAGGACTACTTGCAGCAGAAGTTTGCGCAGAAAACCACTGACGCCAATTTGTATGTGAACGGCGCCTTGTGCCCAACAGACGGTCTGTTCTCCCAAGTACAGGACTTGAAAGAAGGCCAGGCGTTGTACAGCGGTGAGACCTTGTTGGCCATTAATGCCGGCGCTACTGCCTATGCTTCTGTAGAGGAACTCTATGCGAACTTCAGCGCGGAGAAGATGAACGTGGAGGCGGCAGACGTGGTTTTGGTGGAAAATTCATGGGACATCTTTAGAATCAACGGAGCCCAGATTAAAGCAGACTTTGCCCGCCTGACCAAAGGCAGAACCAGCCAAGCGGTCAACGATCCGCATACCATTGTCTATGCGCCAGAGAATGTGTTCATAGAAGAAGGCGTCAAAATCAAAGCCGCCATTCTAAACGCCGAAGACGGGCCCATCTACCTGAGTAAAAACTCCCAGGTGCACGAAGGTGCGGTGATACGCGGACCGTTTGCGCTCTGCGAAGAAAGTACCATCAACATTGGCGGCAAGATGCGCGGCGATACCACTGTAGGCCCGCATTGCAAAGTAGGCGGCGAGGTAGGTAACTGCGTATTCTTCGGGTATTCCAACAAAGGCCACGAAGGCTACCTGGGCAACTCGGTGGTAGGGGAGTGGTGCAACTTTGGGGCAGACACCAACAACTCCAACCTCAAGAACAACTACGCCAAAGTAAAACTCTGGCACCACACCAAAGAGCGCTTCGTGGACACCGGCCTGCAGTTCTGCGGCCTCATGATGGCCGACCACGCCAAATGCGGCATCAATACCATGTTCAACACCGGTACGGTGGTAGGCGTTGGCGCCAACGTATTTGGCGCCGGCTATCCCAGAAACTTCATCCCGTCCTTCTCTTGGGGCGGCGTGACCGGCTATGAAACCTTCCAACTACGCAAAGTCTTTGAAGTAGCTCAAGTAGTCCTTGAACGCCGTGGCTTACCTTTGACAGAAGAAGATAAAAGCATCCTTACCCACGTCTTCGAACAAACCAAACCTTCCCGCAACTGGGAGAAGACGGCGTAA
- a CDS encoding DNA polymerase III subunit delta: MQFSQIYGHQETKQLLLNSVQAQHVAHAQLFFGPEGGANLALALAYAQYLNCETPTAEDSCGTCSSCSKISKLIHPDVNFVMPVTKTKDQSEALSKNFIKNWRTFLADSPYQTLNDWMQYIGADNKQGNIAREESRELIRTTALKAFEAKYKVVIIWLPELLHSTTANALLKLLEEPPAATVFLLVSNSTDKVLTTILSRTQLVKVRMFTEEEVMHYLTEQQNVDKDTAYQVAQLAEGNLQAARVLSKEMTSDYFTFFLSWMRLCYNHKFDGIIEQSEDFQKLGRENQKNFLQFALNLLRKVLLYGVDSQLITFLPPPEMDFVQKFSKLIHQGNGAQLSEQINEAHYHIERNAHPKITFLDTSIQIAHLIRPVA; the protein is encoded by the coding sequence GTGCAGTTTTCTCAAATTTACGGCCACCAGGAAACCAAGCAACTGCTGTTGAACTCGGTGCAGGCACAGCACGTGGCCCATGCGCAACTGTTCTTCGGGCCGGAGGGCGGGGCGAACCTGGCCTTGGCGCTGGCCTATGCCCAATACCTCAACTGCGAGACGCCCACGGCAGAAGACTCTTGCGGTACTTGCTCCAGCTGTTCCAAAATCAGCAAGCTCATTCACCCAGACGTCAACTTTGTGATGCCGGTGACCAAGACCAAAGACCAGTCAGAGGCCCTGAGCAAAAACTTCATCAAAAACTGGCGCACGTTCCTTGCGGATAGCCCCTACCAGACGCTCAACGACTGGATGCAGTACATTGGTGCCGACAACAAGCAAGGCAACATTGCCCGCGAGGAAAGCCGCGAGCTCATCAGAACCACCGCTTTAAAAGCCTTCGAGGCCAAATACAAAGTAGTCATCATCTGGTTGCCTGAGCTGTTGCACTCCACCACGGCCAACGCCCTGCTGAAGCTATTGGAAGAGCCGCCGGCCGCGACGGTTTTCCTGTTGGTAAGCAACTCCACGGACAAAGTACTGACCACCATTCTGTCGCGTACGCAGTTAGTGAAAGTGCGCATGTTCACAGAAGAAGAGGTGATGCATTACCTGACAGAACAGCAAAATGTAGACAAGGACACTGCGTACCAAGTGGCGCAGTTGGCCGAAGGGAATTTGCAGGCGGCGCGCGTGCTGAGCAAAGAGATGACCTCAGACTACTTCACGTTCTTCCTCAGCTGGATGCGCCTGTGCTATAACCACAAGTTTGACGGCATCATTGAGCAGAGCGAAGATTTTCAGAAACTTGGCCGTGAAAATCAGAAGAACTTCCTGCAGTTCGCCTTGAATCTATTGCGCAAGGTGTTGCTGTACGGCGTGGACAGTCAGTTGATTACCTTCTTGCCGCCGCCCGAAATGGATTTCGTGCAGAAGTTCTCCAAGCTCATCCACCAAGGCAACGGCGCCCAGCTCTCTGAGCAGATAAATGAGGCGCATTACCACATTGAGCGGAACGCGCACCCTAAGATTACGTTTTTAGATACGTCTATTCAGATTGCGCACTTAATCAGGCCAGTCGCTTAA
- the hemC gene encoding hydroxymethylbilane synthase, translating into MQADTNSPIIRIGTRGSRLALWQAHHVADTLRAHGMEVDIVTITTKGDLVLDKSLDKIGAKGVFTEELEESLRDGSIDIAVHSAKDVQSTIPEDLEMLAFMEREKVHDVVISFDPLFKLGEGQQVIGTSSTRRRSMLKRFYPDVITAECRGNLQTRIQKLQDGQYDAILLAYAGVSRMQYDHMIAQHLPLDTFIPAAGQGSVAIECAKTLPLERKLKLKEALDHTDTHTCLAAERAYLRTMEGGCSIPTFALATLEGDQLTLRAGIISLDGQELILEETTGDREQAESLGEQIAHVVLSQGGDRILHQIRAEKH; encoded by the coding sequence ATGCAAGCAGATACAAACTCTCCTATCATAAGAATCGGGACCCGCGGAAGCCGTCTGGCGCTTTGGCAAGCCCACCACGTAGCAGACACGTTGCGGGCCCACGGCATGGAGGTGGACATTGTTACCATCACCACCAAAGGCGATTTAGTTTTAGATAAGTCCTTGGACAAAATAGGCGCAAAAGGCGTCTTCACCGAGGAGCTGGAGGAAAGCCTACGTGACGGCAGCATTGACATTGCCGTGCACAGCGCCAAAGACGTGCAATCCACCATTCCCGAGGATTTGGAGATGTTGGCCTTTATGGAGCGCGAGAAAGTGCATGACGTAGTCATTTCCTTTGACCCGCTGTTCAAACTAGGCGAAGGCCAGCAGGTGATTGGCACCTCTTCCACGCGCCGCCGCTCTATGCTCAAGCGCTTTTACCCAGACGTGATTACCGCCGAGTGCCGGGGCAACCTGCAGACCCGCATCCAGAAGCTGCAAGACGGCCAGTACGACGCCATTTTGCTAGCGTACGCCGGGGTGTCCCGCATGCAGTATGACCACATGATTGCCCAGCATTTGCCTCTAGATACCTTCATTCCGGCCGCCGGCCAAGGGAGTGTGGCTATTGAGTGCGCCAAAACCTTGCCACTGGAGCGTAAGTTGAAATTGAAGGAAGCCTTGGACCATACAGACACCCATACTTGCCTGGCCGCAGAGCGCGCCTATTTACGTACCATGGAAGGCGGCTGCAGCATCCCAACTTTCGCGCTGGCTACCTTAGAGGGCGACCAGTTGACCTTGAGAGCGGGCATCATCAGCTTGGACGGACAGGAGTTGATTCTGGAGGAAACCACCGGCGACAGAGAGCAGGCCGAGTCACTGGGCGAACAGATTGCCCACGTGGTTTTAAGCCAGGGCGGCGACCGCATCCTGCACCAGATTCGCGCCGAGAAGCACTAA
- a CDS encoding peptidylprolyl isomerase produces MLKKLALLFSLCLLLAVQTQAQKKSKKDYLITITTPQGVMRLVLFEDTPKHRDNFLKLVKDKYYDGTTFHRIIKEFMIQGGDPNTKNEDPNDDGAGNPGYTIPSEILPHHKHIYGALAAARLGDNMNPKKESSGSQFYLVENQEGVHFLDNNYTVYGQVIDGLSVINKIAEQGKDFRDRPTTDIKMTVTAKKMKKKQITKLYGYRYE; encoded by the coding sequence ATGTTAAAGAAACTCGCCCTCCTTTTTAGCCTTTGCCTGCTCCTTGCTGTGCAGACGCAGGCCCAGAAGAAAAGCAAGAAAGACTACCTCATCACCATCACCACCCCGCAGGGAGTTATGCGTTTGGTACTGTTTGAAGACACGCCCAAGCACCGCGACAACTTCCTGAAGCTGGTGAAGGACAAATACTACGACGGTACCACGTTCCACCGCATCATTAAGGAATTCATGATTCAGGGCGGCGACCCAAACACCAAGAACGAAGACCCAAATGATGACGGCGCCGGCAACCCGGGCTACACCATCCCCTCAGAGATTCTGCCGCACCACAAGCATATCTACGGCGCTTTGGCCGCCGCACGTCTAGGCGACAACATGAACCCCAAGAAGGAATCCAGCGGTTCGCAATTTTACCTGGTGGAGAACCAGGAGGGCGTTCATTTCCTGGACAACAACTACACTGTGTACGGCCAGGTGATTGACGGCTTGTCGGTCATCAACAAGATTGCCGAACAGGGCAAAGACTTCCGCGACCGTCCTACCACTGACATCAAGATGACGGTGACGGCCAAGAAGATGAAGAAGAAGCAAATCACCAAGCTCTACGGCTACCGCTACGAATAA
- a CDS encoding SDR family oxidoreductase, translating into MKTILITGSNGLLGQKLVDLLHTEASVKIIASSRGQNKLAEIYPQVAFVAMDVTNAEQVEEVISDTQPTHIIHTAAMTNVDDCESQRDECWKQNVDAVENLVKASERHGVHLIHVSTDFIFDGENGPYSEEAEGNPVNFYGETKLAAEELVKQAACKWAILRTVLVFGIVHDYGRSNIVLWVKGSLEQGKQIKVVNDQLRTPTLAEDLAQGCWLAAKHDAQGIFNISGEELLTPHQMALQVADYFNLDKSLIEEVDGTLFTQPAKRPPRTGFDITKAKTQLGYQPHSFKESIAIVAGQIQ; encoded by the coding sequence ATGAAAACCATTCTCATTACCGGCTCTAACGGGCTTTTAGGCCAGAAACTGGTAGACCTGTTGCACACAGAAGCATCGGTGAAGATTATCGCCTCCTCCAGGGGGCAGAACAAGCTCGCGGAGATTTACCCGCAGGTAGCGTTTGTGGCCATGGACGTGACCAACGCCGAGCAGGTGGAGGAAGTCATTTCGGACACCCAGCCCACGCACATTATCCACACGGCCGCCATGACCAACGTAGATGACTGCGAAAGCCAGCGCGACGAGTGCTGGAAACAGAATGTGGATGCAGTGGAGAACCTAGTGAAGGCCAGCGAGCGCCACGGCGTGCACCTCATCCACGTCTCCACAGACTTTATCTTTGACGGCGAAAACGGCCCTTACTCTGAGGAAGCTGAAGGCAACCCAGTGAACTTCTATGGCGAGACCAAGCTGGCCGCCGAAGAACTGGTCAAGCAAGCCGCCTGCAAGTGGGCCATTCTGCGCACGGTGCTGGTGTTTGGCATTGTTCATGACTATGGCCGTTCGAACATTGTCCTGTGGGTGAAAGGCAGTCTGGAGCAAGGAAAGCAAATCAAGGTTGTCAACGACCAACTACGCACGCCTACTTTGGCCGAGGACCTGGCACAGGGCTGTTGGCTGGCCGCCAAGCATGACGCGCAGGGCATCTTCAACATCTCCGGCGAAGAACTGCTCACGCCTCACCAGATGGCTTTACAGGTAGCCGACTATTTTAACCTAGACAAAAGCCTGATTGAAGAAGTAGACGGAACGCTCTTCACGCAACCGGCCAAACGCCCACCACGCACCGGTTTTGACATCACCAAAGCCAAGACCCAACTCGGCTACCAACCGCATTCCTTCAAAGAAAGCATTGCCATTGTGGCGGGTCAGATTCAATAG
- a CDS encoding helix-hairpin-helix domain-containing protein → MFNRLLRQIRDYFNFSQRELNGFLILILLMAVFIAAPFLLYQKNEPYDPTTDQKILDSLVVQLDTKAAHVAEERANRYRKKPIKLYRFNPNQLNVAQWQELGLNKYIAQRILNYRAKAGDFKSKAQLQKIYGLPDTLYQLWYPYIDLPEGVGYIKRGSEPYSGSFPENRPKTEYARKRWELQPFDLNTADTTQLKQIRGIGSKLSQRIVKFRDKMGGFHSVNQVAEVYGLAPEVIDSVRKYTFIAQGAGPQKLNLNTATFDQLRQHPYIGLNLAKAIINYRTQHGAYGSVEDLRKIKLIDEAAFLKMQPYLTVQ, encoded by the coding sequence ATGTTCAACCGTTTGCTCCGTCAGATACGCGACTACTTCAACTTCTCGCAACGCGAGCTCAACGGTTTTCTCATTCTCATTTTGCTCATGGCGGTATTCATTGCCGCGCCTTTTTTATTATACCAAAAAAATGAGCCCTATGACCCTACCACCGACCAGAAAATTCTAGACAGTCTGGTGGTGCAGTTAGACACCAAAGCCGCGCACGTGGCCGAGGAACGAGCTAATCGCTACCGCAAGAAGCCCATCAAACTCTACCGCTTCAATCCCAACCAGCTCAATGTGGCGCAGTGGCAAGAATTGGGGCTGAACAAATACATCGCTCAGCGAATTCTAAATTACCGCGCCAAGGCCGGCGACTTCAAAAGCAAAGCGCAACTGCAGAAGATTTATGGTCTGCCTGACACGCTCTACCAACTGTGGTACCCATATATTGACTTGCCTGAAGGTGTTGGTTATATAAAGAGAGGAAGCGAACCGTATTCGGGCTCTTTTCCAGAAAACAGGCCAAAAACGGAGTATGCGCGCAAGCGTTGGGAACTGCAGCCCTTTGATTTGAACACGGCCGACACTACCCAGCTCAAGCAGATTAGGGGCATCGGGAGCAAACTGTCCCAGCGCATTGTCAAGTTCAGGGACAAGATGGGCGGCTTTCATTCGGTGAACCAAGTGGCAGAAGTGTACGGCTTGGCGCCCGAGGTGATTGACAGCGTGCGCAAGTACACCTTCATTGCGCAAGGCGCCGGGCCGCAGAAACTCAACCTGAACACCGCCACGTTTGACCAACTTCGTCAGCATCCCTACATCGGTCTTAACCTAGCCAAAGCCATCATCAATTACCGCACGCAACATGGTGCTTACGGTAGTGTGGAAGACCTGCGCAAAATCAAATTAATAGACGAGGCGGCTTTTCTAAAGATGCAACCGTACCTAACGGTGCAATAA
- a CDS encoding AAA domain-containing protein: MNNVTSLPNLLKQYQRRLLNLSGSNRSLVLLRPSVSLHLDVHALDHAHKGPSFEYVEALLAGKEKIALCEVADGRDAALAPLNKQLKTIQRRAHMIWEERGAKELFVGWPFVEGAFPDGTLLRCPLLFFPVELQVNEKRQWQLVRPEDQPPFFNKSFLLAYAHYLNVPVDEALMELDLDDFPADSQAYRTKLYETLKESNIDLNFNQELFTNVLQAFKTYKREDLEKTWKPGQLKLQPEAVLGIFPQAGSYQLTDYEELLENPPAESLEELLLPQTEVNPAIAALEQQLFTAFDADASQEAALKQVKSGQSVVVQGPPGTGKSQLICNLVSDYLARGKTVLVVCQKRAALDVVYSRLSTQGLDHFAALVHDLNLDRGLVFNKIRQQIEHVDEYQRQDKTLGNVHAERQFLEVSRRINQISERLNSLKEALFDTSVCGWSVKELYLRSNLRAYQLPLENNYLPFTAQTWQEERPRLMHYLQDAVTLQAPDFPWNERRSFQHHTWNERQKLLQLLTEIPAAVQENAKALAPLLPGQAEPWDALQALLQELSTLQTLQHDLQDKTVSRLFFGNLGKNTNQREAEGLVTKLQQQTKATMVQLSAMEAEQLRRLLQSHDEAQSGFFGKIKWQFAQERKQLQTFAEQKKITHADTATEQLRTALQNWDGLQTEWESLQVLEPTLEIPQELFSSQANTELKALQKAWELRGQLQQLVAYDVLPEDVLQMRAERFQAVFSESLPKLKQLEERQNEWEKWLTDSQIEQLTVDPSAVTRLGQSLAENFDRLVAYDTLLASFSPELKAWLTQLRQAVPKGVEAQLQAMENSIYLAWIQHIEAKYPVLTMVSTGELERLEAELQEAIQRKAELSRQIILLNLREQTYKNMEFNRLGNPVTYRRLLTQVSKKRQLYPLRKLQALFGEEVLRLLPCWLASPETVSALFPLERVFDLVIFDEASQCFAEVGIPAMMRGKQAVIAGDEQQLGPSDLYRVRFGGEEDEAEELVVESLLQLSALHLPQTLLTEHYRSQYPELIQFSNQHFYRHKLQLIPKQEAMNSTRPALQFLKVDGLWQDQTNRPEAERVRDLVFELLAQGETDIGVITFNFPQQQLVQDLLEEQAMAQNIQLPEALIIKNIENIQGDERQFIIFSIGYAPDANGVVRAQFGSLNAAKGENRLNVAITRAIKRVYVVSSLWPEQFPVENVKHAGPKLLRDYLAYAKHVSENGFTPQPAPIGQVPSSLLLHQAILASFDQNRPKTEVAAELPFADLTFRNEGRYQAVLLTDDDLYYRRPSAKATHADMPFRLSARGWRFGTVYSRQFWSQPEQVWQKLNDLSTQTP, translated from the coding sequence ATGAATAACGTCACGTCCCTGCCTAACCTGCTCAAACAGTACCAACGCCGCCTGCTCAACCTCAGCGGTTCCAACAGGTCCTTGGTGTTGCTCCGGCCGTCGGTGAGTTTGCATCTGGATGTGCATGCGCTGGACCACGCCCACAAAGGGCCGTCGTTTGAGTACGTAGAGGCCTTGCTGGCGGGCAAAGAGAAGATTGCCCTGTGCGAGGTGGCCGATGGGCGAGATGCGGCCTTGGCGCCTTTGAACAAGCAACTGAAGACCATCCAGCGGCGGGCGCACATGATTTGGGAAGAGCGCGGCGCGAAGGAGTTGTTTGTGGGCTGGCCCTTCGTGGAAGGCGCATTCCCGGACGGGACCTTGCTGCGCTGTCCCCTGCTGTTTTTCCCGGTGGAGTTGCAGGTGAACGAGAAGCGCCAGTGGCAACTGGTACGCCCCGAAGACCAGCCGCCCTTCTTCAACAAAAGCTTTTTGCTGGCCTATGCGCATTACCTCAATGTGCCCGTAGACGAGGCACTCATGGAACTGGACTTGGATGATTTCCCTGCGGACAGCCAGGCCTATAGAACCAAACTGTACGAGACGCTCAAGGAAAGCAACATAGACCTCAATTTCAACCAGGAGTTGTTCACCAACGTCCTGCAAGCGTTTAAAACTTACAAGCGCGAAGACCTGGAGAAAACCTGGAAGCCGGGGCAACTCAAGCTTCAGCCCGAGGCCGTGTTGGGCATTTTTCCGCAGGCTGGTTCTTACCAGCTAACCGATTATGAGGAACTGCTGGAAAACCCACCGGCCGAATCTTTAGAGGAACTGCTCTTGCCCCAAACCGAGGTGAATCCCGCCATCGCCGCCCTGGAACAGCAACTGTTCACCGCCTTTGACGCAGACGCCTCGCAGGAGGCCGCGCTCAAGCAAGTGAAGTCGGGGCAGAGCGTGGTGGTGCAGGGCCCCCCGGGGACCGGCAAGTCACAGCTCATCTGCAACCTGGTGTCTGACTATCTGGCCCGCGGTAAAACGGTGTTGGTGGTCTGCCAGAAACGTGCCGCCTTGGACGTGGTGTACTCAAGACTGTCTACCCAAGGCCTGGACCATTTCGCGGCGCTGGTGCATGACTTGAACCTGGACCGTGGCTTGGTCTTCAATAAAATCCGTCAGCAAATTGAGCATGTAGACGAATACCAGCGCCAGGACAAAACGCTGGGCAACGTGCACGCCGAGCGCCAGTTTTTGGAAGTGAGCCGCCGCATCAATCAAATCTCTGAACGGCTCAACTCTTTGAAAGAGGCCTTGTTTGATACTAGCGTCTGCGGATGGAGTGTGAAGGAATTGTACCTCCGGAGCAATCTGCGCGCGTATCAACTGCCGCTGGAGAATAACTACCTGCCATTTACCGCGCAAACCTGGCAAGAGGAGCGCCCGCGCCTGATGCACTATTTGCAGGACGCCGTGACCTTGCAAGCGCCAGATTTCCCGTGGAACGAGCGAAGAAGTTTCCAGCACCACACCTGGAACGAGCGGCAAAAACTTCTACAATTGTTAACGGAAATCCCGGCGGCAGTGCAGGAGAATGCCAAAGCATTAGCGCCTTTGCTTCCCGGCCAAGCCGAGCCCTGGGATGCCTTGCAGGCCTTGCTTCAGGAGCTTTCTACCTTGCAGACCTTGCAACATGACCTTCAGGATAAAACCGTTTCCAGGCTGTTTTTCGGGAATCTAGGCAAAAACACAAACCAGCGTGAGGCGGAAGGTTTGGTCACCAAGCTACAGCAACAAACCAAGGCCACGATGGTGCAACTGTCTGCCATGGAAGCCGAGCAATTACGACGTTTGCTCCAGAGCCATGACGAGGCGCAGTCGGGTTTCTTCGGGAAGATAAAGTGGCAGTTTGCGCAGGAACGTAAACAATTGCAGACTTTTGCGGAGCAGAAGAAAATTACCCACGCAGACACCGCCACGGAGCAGTTGCGGACGGCCTTGCAGAACTGGGACGGCTTGCAAACGGAGTGGGAGAGTCTTCAAGTTTTAGAGCCCACATTAGAGATTCCGCAGGAGCTGTTTTCATCCCAAGCGAATACAGAACTAAAAGCATTGCAAAAGGCCTGGGAACTGCGGGGGCAACTTCAGCAACTGGTGGCGTATGACGTCTTGCCCGAAGATGTTTTGCAGATGCGCGCCGAGCGTTTTCAGGCTGTTTTCTCAGAATCTCTGCCAAAACTGAAACAACTGGAAGAACGCCAGAACGAATGGGAGAAGTGGCTTACCGATAGCCAGATTGAACAGCTCACCGTGGACCCGTCGGCCGTTACGCGCCTTGGGCAGAGCCTAGCAGAAAACTTCGACCGTTTGGTGGCTTATGATACCTTGCTGGCTTCCTTCTCACCAGAATTGAAGGCTTGGCTGACGCAATTGCGGCAAGCGGTGCCAAAAGGAGTGGAGGCGCAGTTGCAGGCCATGGAGAACAGCATTTACCTGGCTTGGATTCAGCACATAGAAGCCAAGTACCCTGTCTTGACCATGGTGAGCACCGGCGAATTGGAACGACTGGAAGCGGAGTTGCAGGAAGCCATTCAGCGCAAAGCAGAGCTCAGCCGGCAGATTATCCTGCTCAACCTACGCGAGCAGACCTACAAAAACATGGAGTTCAACCGTCTGGGCAATCCGGTCACGTATCGTAGGTTGCTCACGCAGGTCAGCAAGAAACGGCAGCTGTACCCGTTGCGTAAACTTCAAGCGCTGTTCGGGGAGGAGGTATTGCGCCTGTTGCCTTGCTGGCTGGCCTCCCCCGAGACGGTGTCGGCGTTGTTCCCGCTGGAGCGCGTGTTTGACCTGGTGATTTTTGACGAGGCTTCGCAGTGTTTCGCCGAAGTGGGCATACCCGCCATGATGCGCGGCAAGCAAGCCGTCATTGCCGGTGATGAACAGCAATTGGGACCATCCGACTTGTACCGCGTGCGCTTTGGCGGCGAGGAAGATGAGGCCGAGGAACTGGTAGTGGAATCTTTGTTGCAACTGAGCGCCCTGCATCTGCCGCAGACCCTGCTCACAGAGCATTACCGAAGCCAGTACCCAGAACTCATTCAGTTCTCCAACCAACATTTCTACCGCCATAAACTACAGCTCATCCCCAAGCAGGAGGCCATGAACAGCACCCGGCCGGCCTTGCAGTTCCTGAAAGTAGACGGCCTTTGGCAGGACCAAACCAATAGACCAGAAGCCGAGCGCGTGCGCGATTTGGTCTTTGAATTGTTGGCCCAAGGCGAGACCGACATTGGCGTGATTACCTTCAACTTTCCGCAACAGCAACTGGTGCAGGATTTATTGGAGGAACAGGCCATGGCCCAGAACATCCAACTGCCCGAGGCACTAATCATCAAAAACATTGAAAACATCCAGGGCGACGAGCGGCAGTTCATCATCTTCTCCATCGGCTACGCGCCCGACGCGAACGGCGTGGTGCGCGCGCAGTTCGGGAGTTTGAACGCGGCCAAAGGCGAGAATAGGTTGAACGTGGCCATCACGCGCGCCATCAAACGGGTGTACGTGGTGAGTAGTCTGTGGCCGGAGCAGTTCCCCGTGGAGAACGTCAAGCATGCCGGGCCTAAACTGTTGCGGGATTATCTGGCCTATGCCAAACACGTCAGCGAGAATGGGTTTACGCCCCAGCCGGCGCCAATAGGGCAGGTGCCTTCTTCCTTGCTTTTGCACCAAGCGATTTTGGCCTCTTTTGACCAAAACAGGCCAAAAACGGAGGTTGCAGCAGAACTTCCGTTCGCAGACCTTACTTTCCGAAACGAGGGGCGCTATCAAGCCGTACTACTCACCGACGACGACTTGTATTACCGCCGCCCATCCGCCAAAGCCACCCACGCTGATATGCCCTTCAGGCTAAGCGCAAGAGGCTGGCGATTTGGCACCGTATACAGTCGTCAGTTCTGGAGCCAGCCTGAACAGGTATGGCAAAAACTAAACGACTTGAGTACCCAAACACCATGA